A stretch of Monomorium pharaonis isolate MP-MQ-018 chromosome 7, ASM1337386v2, whole genome shotgun sequence DNA encodes these proteins:
- the LOC118644025 gene encoding fructose-bisphosphate aldolase-like isoform X2, whose amino-acid sequence MVAEKYNKLEPELKEELRTIAQQIVAPGRGILAADESTTTIGKRFQDINVENTEENRRAYRQLLFTTAKDVIGQHISGVILFHETLYQKGDDGTPFVELLKQRNIIPGIKVDKGVVPLFGTNDECTTQGLDDLQARCVQYKKDGCHFAKWRCVLKITKDTPSKLAIMENANVLARYASICQSARIVPIVEPEILPDGDHDLARCQQVTEEVLAAVYKALSDHHVYLEGTLLKPNMVTPGQSCSIRATPQEIAAATVTALLRTVPPAVPGITFLSGGQSEEEASVNLDAINKYPAKKPWALTFSYGRALQASVLRAWQGKADKIAAGQEELLKRAKANSESALGKYGGGVTGAAGDAALFIANHAY is encoded by the exons ATGGTCGCGGAAAAATACAACAAGCTCGAACCTGAGCTGAAAGAGGAATTACGCACGATTGCTCAACAAATTGTAGCACCCGGTAGAGGTATTCTGGCCGCTGATGAGTCAACTACAACGATCGGTAAACGGTTTCAAGATATCAATGTCGAAAATACTGAGGAAAACCGTAGAGCTTACAGGCAACTACTCTTTACTACTGCGAAA GATGTCATTGGACAGCACATTTCTGGAGTGATCCTCTTCCATGAGACTCTTTATCAAAAGGGCGATGACGGTACGCCTTTCGTCGAGCTGCTGAAGCAACGCAACATCATCCCTGGTATTAAAGTTGACAAGGGCGTTGTTCCGCTCTTCGGCACAAATGACGAATGCACGACCCAGGGTCTCGACGATCTTCAAGCGCGTTGTGTCCAGTATAAAAAAGATGGATGCCATTTTGCCAAGTGGCGATGCGTGTTGAAAATTACGAAAGACACCCCGAGCAAACTCGCCATCATGGAGAACGCCAATGTGCTAGCTCGTTACGCTTCCATCTGTCAGAGTGCTAGAATTGTGCCGATCGTAGAGCCAGAGATCCTTCCCGACGGTGATCACGACCTCGCCCGTTGTCAACAGGTCACGGAAGAGGTTCTTGCAGCCGTTTACAAG GCACTTTCAGATCATCATGTATATCTCGAAGGAACGCTGTTAAAGCCTAACATGGTAACGCCAGGCCAGAGCTGTTCGATAAGAGCGACTCCCCAGGAAATCGCTGCTGCTACAGTGACAGCTTTGTTACGTACCGTGCCACCAGCAGTACCTGGCATCACTTTTCTCAGCGGTGGTCAATCCGAGGAAGAGGCGTCAGTCAACCTGGATGCGATTAACAAGTACCCAGCGAAAAAACCTTGGGCATTAACTTTCAGTTATGGACGTGCTCTTCAGGCTTCCGTACTTCGTGCTTGGCAAGGCAAGGCCGACAAGATCGCTGCTGGTCAAGAAGAGTTGCTTAAGAGAGCCAAG GCTAACAGCGAGTCGGCACTTGGCAAATATGGAGGTGGCGTGACTGGTGCTGCGGGAGACGCGGCTCTTTTCATCGCTAATCACGCGTATTAG
- the LOC118644025 gene encoding fructose-bisphosphate aldolase-like isoform X1 has product MVAEKYNKLEPELKEELRTIAQQIVAPGRGILAADESTTTIGKRFQDINVENTEENRRAYRQLLFTTAKDVIGQHISGVILFHETLYQKGDDGTPFVELLKQRNIIPGIKVDKGVVPLFGTNDECTTQGLDDLQARCVQYKKDGCHFAKWRCVLKITKDTPSKLAIMENANVLARYASICQSARIVPIVEPEILPDGDHDLARCQQVTEEVLAAVYKALSDHHVYLEGTLLKPNMVTPGQSCSIRATPQEIAAATVTALLRTVPPAVPGITFLSGGQSEEEASVNLDAINKYPAKKPWALTFSYGRALQASVLRAWQGKADKIAAGQEELLKRAKANTAACQGKYVAGSISSKAADTSLYVKSHAY; this is encoded by the exons ATGGTCGCGGAAAAATACAACAAGCTCGAACCTGAGCTGAAAGAGGAATTACGCACGATTGCTCAACAAATTGTAGCACCCGGTAGAGGTATTCTGGCCGCTGATGAGTCAACTACAACGATCGGTAAACGGTTTCAAGATATCAATGTCGAAAATACTGAGGAAAACCGTAGAGCTTACAGGCAACTACTCTTTACTACTGCGAAA GATGTCATTGGACAGCACATTTCTGGAGTGATCCTCTTCCATGAGACTCTTTATCAAAAGGGCGATGACGGTACGCCTTTCGTCGAGCTGCTGAAGCAACGCAACATCATCCCTGGTATTAAAGTTGACAAGGGCGTTGTTCCGCTCTTCGGCACAAATGACGAATGCACGACCCAGGGTCTCGACGATCTTCAAGCGCGTTGTGTCCAGTATAAAAAAGATGGATGCCATTTTGCCAAGTGGCGATGCGTGTTGAAAATTACGAAAGACACCCCGAGCAAACTCGCCATCATGGAGAACGCCAATGTGCTAGCTCGTTACGCTTCCATCTGTCAGAGTGCTAGAATTGTGCCGATCGTAGAGCCAGAGATCCTTCCCGACGGTGATCACGACCTCGCCCGTTGTCAACAGGTCACGGAAGAGGTTCTTGCAGCCGTTTACAAG GCACTTTCAGATCATCATGTATATCTCGAAGGAACGCTGTTAAAGCCTAACATGGTAACGCCAGGCCAGAGCTGTTCGATAAGAGCGACTCCCCAGGAAATCGCTGCTGCTACAGTGACAGCTTTGTTACGTACCGTGCCACCAGCAGTACCTGGCATCACTTTTCTCAGCGGTGGTCAATCCGAGGAAGAGGCGTCAGTCAACCTGGATGCGATTAACAAGTACCCAGCGAAAAAACCTTGGGCATTAACTTTCAGTTATGGACGTGCTCTTCAGGCTTCCGTACTTCGTGCTTGGCAAGGCAAGGCCGACAAGATCGCTGCTGGTCAAGAAGAGTTGCTTAAGAGAGCCAAG GCAAACACCGCAGCCTGCCAAGGTAAATACGTCGCTGGCAGCATTTCTAGCAAAGCCGCTGACACTTCTCTCTACGTCAAATCTCACGcctactaa